CTAACGATATTATCGAGCTATGCCTGGCTCACGACCGAGGAGATATCTAGGGCACATCGAATTAACCCCCGTACTCTTTTCCGTTGGATAAAGCAGTTCAAGGAGCACGGAATTGAGGGTTTAGTTGACAACCCTAAAGGTCATAAACCTGCAATCTTGACTGATGAGATGAAAAGCCAAATAGTACAGTGGATTACCACCCAAAAAGACAATGACGGCAATACCGTTTTTTGGACGCTCGACAAACTTAGGGGAGAGTTAGAAAGGGTATATGGCGTGAAGATCAGCAAACCTGCCCTGTCTGTGAATCTATCAAACATGAAGCTCCGATACAAGCGACCCCGCCCAACCCATATCAAGGCAGACAAGGAAAAGCAAGCAGAGTATAAAAAAAAACTCTAAGTTACTTGAAGGTAAAAACTGAAAGCAATCCCGCTCTAAGGGTATTCTTCTTTGACGAAGCTCGTTTCGGCCTCCAAACAAGCTTGGCCAGAATCTGGGCGTTGTCAGGAAAACCCCTTCAGATAAAAGTCAA
This sequence is a window from Candidatus Cloacimonadaceae bacterium. Protein-coding genes within it:
- a CDS encoding helix-turn-helix domain-containing protein; protein product: MGRPKQSLDSCTLEAIEQSISALHNGAVVRKLTILSSYAWLTTEEISRAHRINPRTLFRWIKQFKEHGIEGLVDNPKGHKPAILTDEMKSQIVQWITTQKDNDGNTVFWTLDKLRGELERVYGVKISKPALSVNLSNMKLRYKRPRPTHIKADKEKQAEYKKKL